In Choloepus didactylus isolate mChoDid1 chromosome X, mChoDid1.pri, whole genome shotgun sequence, a genomic segment contains:
- the LOC119522464 gene encoding claudin-34-like, which translates to MQWARSQLGSTNEEKRQAMRERENSYSEHAAPVILSLGSIHRQGVGFAAATVGWILSITSMGLVVWQVWYIDNNPLFPSSLACVGMWRVCIYHHVSNVNRVPFCYHYTSHEPFLPLDILMAQNLLLVTSLLGLLGKASIIFALRNTHMGILQKKATHVPFMASGILYVAAGICISATVVWNYFSVMKEEGISFPPSCDLPFKPDAQEVGSASVMVLLANFLLLLSGFSFLFYRFPLNSQVHPRISEL; encoded by the coding sequence TTACTCTGAGCACGCTGCGCCTGTGATCTTGTCCCTCGGTAGCATCCACCGCCAAGGGGTGGGCTTTGCTGCTGCCACCGTGGGTTGGATCCTGTCCATCACCTCCATGGGCCTGGTGGTGTGGCAAGTGTGGTACATTGACAACAACCCGCTCTTCCCCTCCAGCCTGGCCTGCGTGGGCATGTGGCGAGTCTGCATCTACCACCACGTCAGCAATGTCAACAGAGTCCCGTTTTGTTACCATTACACCTCCCACGAACCCTTCCTCCCTCTTGACATCCTCATGGCTCAAAATCTCCTGCTGGTCACCAGCCTTCTAGGGCTCCTGGGGAAAGCCTCCATCATCTTTGCCCTTAGGAACACGCACATGGGAATTCTTCAGAAGAAGGCCACCCACGTCCCATTCATGGCCTCGGGGATTCTGTACGTAGCCGCTGGCATCTGCATCTCAGCCACCGTGGTCTGGAATTACTTCTCAGTGATGAAGGAGGAGGGCATCTCCTTTCCACCTTCTTGTGACTTGCCCTTCAAGCCAGATGCTCAGGAAGTTGGGAGTGCCAGTGTCATGGTGTTGCTGGCCAACTTCTTGCTGCTGCTGAGCgggttttctttcctcttttacaGATTTCCCCTCAACAGCCAAGTGCATCCCAGGATCTCAGAGCTGTGA